ATCAGGCATATAGAGTCAAATTTATTGAGAAAATTCAAGGCACCGTACCTGCAAAAACTTGTCGTCAATATAGGTAACATTGAGTAATTCGAAATTTGTTATCAACAGAGATACCTTCAATAAGTGTTTGTTAACCTAGTTtccctttttttgttattatgcAGGATATTCGAGGACGGTCTGCGTACGAAGTGCGCTACCAGCGGTTACGAGAACGAGGTGAGGCTTACACTAACTGGTTAAACCGAATCCCCTGTGAACAGTCTGCGTTAGCATTTGATGGTGGCTACCGATGGGGTCACATGACGACGAACTTAGTAGAATGCATCAACTCAGTCTTGAAGGGTGCATGCAATCTCCCCATCATTGCACTTGTCAAAGCAACATTCTACAGGCTTAATGAGTTGTTCACCCAAAAAAGATTAGAGGTGGAGGCTCGGATTAATGCTGGTCATATATTTTCTGAGCTTGTGACCTCAAAATTGCATGCAAACCAACTTGCATCAGGGAACATCCAGGTTAATTGCTTCGACAGACAGAATAAGGTATTTGAGGTGCGTGAGATGCCAAGTGGGTTGGAGTATGCCATCGACCTTCGTCAACACCGATGTGACTGTGGTGAGTTCCAGGTAGATCGGATTCTGTGTCGACATGTGTTTGCATGTTGTGCGAATCAACGACTGGACTGGCAAGTGTACGTGCATGATGTGTATAAGATGGACCAAGTTTGACGGGTTTACCGAGCCAGGTTTAGGCCACTGGGGAACCCCACTACCTGGCCTGCATACAATGGGCCTCGATCCGTACCGAATCCGTACCTCAGGCGCGTTGCCAAAGGTCCCCCCAAGATGACGCGCttcttgaatgagatggacaTGCAAATGCTGCGTCGTCCGCGGCGATGTAGGCTATGTGGGGTCGAGGGACACAGCCGTAGTAGATGTCGTCAGTCAGTTGGTTCTAGTGCCGGAGATAATGCTCAGTAGAGTCTTCAATATTATGATATTTGAAACTTTGTAGCTTATATGAATCTATCCTTGGTGTATGCATCTATAGAATTTTATGAATCTATCTATGATGAACCCTTGTAACTCCTTTGAATCTATCCTATGGCAAATGTGAGTTTAGAATTATATATCAATCAACTCTATTTCAATTAATGCTCAGTTAGAATTCATACAGACAAAAGTGAGCTGGTAAATAGCCAATATTAACCTAAAAACTTGATGTGTAGCCAGTGAAATATAATAAAGTTAATTCATACATAGTCAATATTAACCTGAAAACTTGATACATAGGCAGTGAAATATAATTAACTTAATTCATACATAGCCAATATTAACCTGAAAACTTGATACATAGTAAGTGCAATATAGTTAAGCTAACTCTTACATAGAAAAGCGAAAACTGACACATAAAACATGTAAACTACACAACATCTATTACTTTCTCATTGACCACTTTACATCTTTCACAAAATTCTTGCATTTCTTGGCGGCCTTTTTGAACACGGATGGAGTGAATCGATTAGCACTATGCCGAGGTGGATCAACCCTAAGATTGTACCCTTTTCCTGTTTCACCTGGAGTGTGTGCCTCACCTGCATAGAACTTAATTAGACAGTCCATCTTAACATGATTATATTTAAATCAACTGAGGAAACATGTATATAATATAAGCAACACAATAGAGATACCACACATGAACACATTATAATCAAGTGACCAAACAAATAAAGCAAAAGTAGGACCTCCGGCATCACCGTCATCAGGTGCATCATTACAGGATTATTTATCCTCGTCCATTTCCTCATCCTCATCCTCATCTTCATCGTCATCCTCATCATCTGGTTCATCTACTAAATACTCATCAGTCTCTTTCTCAAGTGTCTTGGCATTTTCTTCAATCAGAGTCATTGAAACCCGGTTAGGGTCTTGAGTATTAAAAACTCCTCGAACACCATCACTCCTACTGGAGTCACCAGATACCAACCCTCCAGAAGCACATGACGAAGTCCCATACCCAATCCTTGCGTCCAACAAATACCTACCTGCCATGATGTCAGGCTGATAGCCATATTGTGACTGCCCTACATCTCCAATCATGATGTCGAGCTGATGGCCATATTGTGATTGGCCTGCATCTGCAGCCATGAACCCAAGCAACTGGCTAAAAGATCCACCATCTCCTGAGTCAAACTGTGGCACACTCCAATACTGCTGATGTATCGGGTATGACGAGGTAAAATGTGTTTGTGGTACATACTGGCTTGACCACTAAGGTTATTCCTGTACAGCTGGAGGCGGAGGTAGAGGTGGAGGTTGCTGCTCTTGTGGCTCCTCGTCCTCAGCCTCTTCATTCTCTTGAACCACATCATCCATACCCTGTTCACCCTCGACATTCTCTTGAACCACAAGATCGGACAAGTTCAAATGACGGCCATATTTTGTACGGTACCAGTGCATGTAAATATCTAACGGATGCTGTGGACCATCAAGCTCAGTCAAAATGTGATTATACCTGTTCGTCCATTGCATCACCCAAAATGAATGACTCGTGGCTGTTGCCCAATTAAGATTCTTAGGACCAGTCAAGACTTCACCGTGTGCCTTGTCTAGATTCCGTTCCTGATGAGGAACTCCCTGCATGAAACCAAACTGTCGCCTAAACCGATCGGTTGCATGCCACTCAATACATTCAAAAGATACCAAAGGCACCGTCGCACTCCACACAACCGAGTGCATGTAGATGTCTGCAGGAATTACGTCCGGATCCATGTGATCCACAGCATAAGCAACCCACACAAACTGTGAAAAATAGAAGACATTGCTAATTACAATCGGAATAACGATAACACTACAAACACCAATACCAAATAATTCTTTAATGTAAATATACCTGGCCTTCCTGCAGATCATCAAAAGCCTTCCTAAAGTGAGCAAGTTTTGTAAACCTAAAGCGTCGGTCTCCACGTTCCCAGTTATGCCACCTAATATCGCTTAATTCATTAACAGAACTGCATTCTAAATATGAAGATACGGAgtaaatataatataatgttACCTATTTGCAAGCGAAAAACTACGGGGTTTCCTAGGAACTGGCGCTAGAAATGGTAGGCGCATAAATGCCCAAACGACCAGCAGTGTTAGCAAACCGTCAATCTCCTTACAGTCATAACGAGATGCCTTGCACAACGCCCTGTACAGATGTGCCAGACAAGCCGAATCCCAACTGAACTGTACAATACTACCAAATTCATGAAATAAAGGCAGAAACTTCCAGTGGACAAACACTCCAGACTTGTCACCTAACAATATCGTTCCAAGCAGTAACATAATGTGACACTTCACATACCTCTGTTTACTTTCTTCATTATCCAACTGTAACTGTAATCTTTCTTTTAGATCCCGTAGCCACGTAAGCTTTATACCGCTTCCTCTACATTCTGGCTTTCTCGGTGCATCCCCAAATTGGTGCAGACACTCTACCTCTAAGGCCTCAACACTGCTGATAGTCATCCCTGTGACTGGAAGGCCGTCCGTCGGAAGACCAAGAATCATAGCCACATCTTCGAGTGTCACAGCACATTCACCAATCGGAAGGTGAAAGGTATGTGTGTCCGGATGCCACCTTTCTACTAATGCATTTACGAGTGCTTTTTGACATTATACTATTCCAATTTGAGATACATGATAGAAGCCAGTAAATTGTAAATGTTCCTCCACCCTATCATCGTATCGATTCAAAGAAAGAGGGTAATTACACTTCAACATCCGTGAACTctatagaaagaaaaattattaatcaaactacgaacaatttataatttactactaaaatataataacaaaaaCTAGAACAACCAATATTATCAACAAATAATTACTACCAAATACAACATTATACTTAGCTCAATTAAAAACGTAacagtaaataattaattattattaaattccAAATACaatgtattattattttttacctagtcttaattattgattttaatcAGCAACATTAATCCAAAAATATTACAATAAATTATAAACATGTTTTTTTCACTAATCTATCATATTAGTCTAACTCAAACATTATCATTGGATTAAATTTCTAACTATCATTTAACTATAAGACCTTAAatttcaatcaatcaatcaataataataataataataataataataataataataataataataataacaataataccGTTACTGACCTAAATTTAAACGACTAACAAcctataattaaatttttaataataataataataataataataataataataataatatcgtCACTGACCCTAAATTTAAACGACTAACAAcctataattaaatttttcataataataataataataataataataataatatcgtCACTAAGCCTAAATTTAAATGACTAACAAcctataattaaatttttaataataataataataataataataataataataataataataataataataataataataataataataataataatactgttACTGACCCTAAATTTAAACGACTAATAacttataattaaatttttaataataataattatattaattatgatttaataataataataataataataataataataataataataataataataataatgtcatTGACTCTAAATTTAAACGACTAACAAcctgtaattaaatttttaataataataataataataataataataataaaaaagtcattgtatatatgtatgtttTCTAACTAGACCTAACAAGAACAATTATAATGTAACTAAATTTCTAACAACACCAAATAAATCTGAATTAATATTAACAATAGTATTAACAATCATCATAATAATAACACTAATAATAACATTCTCAGTTCACGTTGAGCTACTACGTTACAGCAACAACACCCATTAATAACtcaaataatgataataataaaaatgaaaataataacaataaaaataataatatcactGATGTTCTTAATTTTGGCTCTTAACAACaacatttataattaaatttttgataacactaattaaactttttaaatatttaaaaaaaataataaaaaaacttacATAATCAAGATGTCTGAGATATTTTGTAATATGAAATTTAGGACGATCAATATCTTTAGATTTTAGTTTCCTTgacattataattttttttactaattctGAGAAGAAGAAGACTTAGATGAAGGAGGGGATGAAGAAATGGTTGCTGCTGAGAAAGGTTGAAACTCATTTCGGAGGGTGAGTATACATGCAGGGGTTTTACTGGGGTTAGGGACCACCGTTATAGGGAGCAAGGTCGAGTCGACACGTGGCCGGAGGGAGGGAGGAGGAATTTGAACCCTCCGATCTCTCAATACAAtgcggaccgtccgatttgttcATTGCTTTTCGGACCGTCTGATTTGTTGTTTGCTGACACCACAATCTGGTAACGCTCACACACATTCCATAATGCCGTTGTACTCCAATCCCCTtccataataaaattaaaaaccgTAGAAAGGTGATGATGATTGTTGAAGGATTCTTGATAGATGGAAAAAGGAGGGAAGTTGAGAGTAGTAACGACATGAGTGGAAGAAGTGATATCGAAGCAGTTTCTATCATCAGCAGCAGTTACATCATCTTGTGCAGTGGGATTGAATAGCCCAAAACgagtttgatgatgatgagtagTAGTAGTGTGTTGTTCTtgaggggagagagagaaacCCAACAAGTTCATTAAAGccatagaagaagaagaaagttaAATTGCTGAATAAAGAGAGGGTTGAAATTTATTGAAACGGGTATTAAGATTAGGGTTAAGAAAATGATAATTTGGGGTTTTATGTAttgaaattagggtttttaggcaATGGAGGTGTTTGAGATTtggaaaagaaaagaggaggTGTTGAAGATAATGGTGGGAGTAATTctggaattttattaaaaagtcaacaTAAATTTAAGATTTGGCTACTTTTGTCGTACAGAATCTATCTTTGATGGATACAACGTTAATTTCCTTTTTTAATGGATACTTTTGTCAACGTTCGTAAAGTTCATGAgtacaaataattatttttccaaaaaaaatgtaaggatttaattgaaaaaaaaattagtgcagagattatattaaaagaaaaaaaaatatagagacttaattaaaaatatcacAAAACTATAagaccaacagaataattaaacctaatacttacctataaaattaataactatgctattagtacataaaaaattaagtaCAAAATTAATCATGACACGTATTTATAGacatttaaaaaagaaaaagatataccAAAATTGAAATTGGATTCATGACAAGGCCACTATCTAGTTGGACAATATTGAATGAAATCGTCCAATCCCACTATGTCCCAAGTCCCAACAAACATTTAAACATGGCAGTCAAACATCATCCACATCACATAACAAGCATGCGAAAGCTTCGCTGGCTTTGAATATTAGAATGAATTTGGTCACAGCTTAATTTAGTTTGTGAAGCAAATAAGCAATTAACTGCCTTAGCTTGTAACCCAACAAATGAAGTTCTTCAAGCCTAAGCAGTTCCGATTCAGATTTAGAAACACTTCCCTTTTCATATATCACTATTGAAGAAGTATGATCAATAtggaaaaatattttaattgccTGCAATAAAAGTTTTATGAATTTtcagatatttttatatttttgggaTTGGTTTGGATTGAGttttaaaaaagtatttattttttattttataaaaaaatctttttttaaaaaacaaaaaattattttatatttgaataaatttaaaaaaaatttaaatattaaaaacgtcttttatttttattattttaaaaaacaaagTATTACTAGTTTTTAGAAAAAGtgaataatttatattttaataaaaatgtttttttttaaaacgtatttaaatagattttaaattgaataaaaataatttatttaattcaaaCTAGCACTTTATTAGGTGAAATTAAATTATAGGtaaatttttgttgaatatGGAACACAATTTTATTTGAGCATTTGATGAGATACCATAGTCCATAGCAGATATGGTTTTCCTAACGCAATTTTTTCTATATTCCATATTTGAACGTCAAAATTGttagttaaaaaagaaaaagaaaaagaaaaagaagtattTGTAACACTCTAACTCATTATGTGTTAATTTAGATTggtttttttgaattaaaaaataaaatacttttatttaaattaaaatttatttagatatgtcgtttaaaaaaatatttttattaaaaattatttattttttctaaaagctaagaatactttatttttaaagaaagcaaaaataaaagatgtttttaatattttaaaaaattatttaaatataaaataatttttatttattaaaattttttttttaaaaaataaaaaataaatatttttttcaaaagtcaatccaaataaattatatatgttaGTGATTTTTTTACGATAAATCGTATGTGCTATAAGTATAtctttacaaaaaaatattttcaattttgttaCTTCTATATTATTTGTTGGTGAGTTTTATGGTGTAAAAAGAAGATTTTTTCTATACTTGTATGTGTTTGTTGTCAATACCATTATAAGAAAGAGAATATCATTGAAAACATTTTCTATCATTTAAAATTTCTATGCAAATTATGTTAAGGCTTACAACACAGGTGATGATGAAATATTTTGACTAATTAATTTTGTTCATTATGACTAATTTATAAAGATAATACTGGACTTATTGAAATATTTTGTAATGGCCCAATAGCTCATTTACAAATTAAACCCTACATATTGTACAtcataactaaaataataacaTTTTCACATTTCATATTTCAAATCATCCTTtaactataataataataataatgtgcataaaaaaaaaagatgataaGATATTTATTAAAATGAATATTACCACTTTTATATATTAGCCAATTAATAAAGATCAATTAGACTATTATCGATATTTATTATTAGATACAttatgatattatttatttatataattatttagctcatttttcttgccactttagttacaatttttttattttttgtattttgtatttttaaattttaattcattcgtaaaattataaaataataagtattttaataaaaactgatgttttaaaatataaactttataaaaagttctaataaattattatttacttCATATTCctaatatttgaataaaaattaatatattaaaattgaaatataagtcttttaaattttattttattttaaattcatgaataaaataatttagtatttagAATTTAATGTTATTTAGTTTAGGATTTGGTTCTTGATGTTTTAGGGTTTAAAGGTTTAAAATTAGATTGATTAGAGTTAGGAGTGgatggtttagaatttatgATTAAGAAATTAGGGTTTGTGATTTTTTGTTTAGAGTTTAGAGTTGGATGATttaagattttgattttgattttttgtgattttgatgaaattttatttttcatcataatatatattttacatgataatattaatttagttattaatttatttaataaatattaatgaAGTAATTTATTAACggaatttttcataattttttgatTAATTGTTAATTTACATACATAAATTCAATTATGATATAATTAGTTATGCTAATGTAATTTACGAATTTATGTGTAGATTAGTTGTTAATGTGAaggaaaatatttaattaattattatttaatttgttattatttagtTTGCTAGTAAATAGTATTAAAATAAAGATGGCTAGTagttaaaatttcaaaaattattattttttggattagaatgattatttaaatattgtccaaatcaatttataacagaaaattatatttaatgcTTACCGCACATGTTAGATTTATcggataattttttttacgcacattattattattattattattattattattattattattattgaaaatataaaatgtgAAATGGTTATTTTAGTCATGCAATTGAATTAGTGGGAGTACGTACTCCTCATCTAACGCCCGACGTTCTGTTAGGGTTTTACTGCGCCACCTCCATAGTTACACCTTTCTTTGTCTTTTCTTCGTCAAACTCTTTTccattttcttctattttttattttttttttaatttcttttccacttagcTCCCTAATTTTCGTTTTCTCTCCCAATTCATTGCTCTTTTAATTCATTCCATTTTCTAATTCACTCATTCCATATATCTTAT
The Arachis stenosperma cultivar V10309 chromosome 7, arast.V10309.gnm1.PFL2, whole genome shotgun sequence genome window above contains:
- the LOC130939648 gene encoding serine/threonine-protein phosphatase 7 long form homolog, whose translation is MILGLPTDGLPVTGMTISSVEALEVECLHQFGDAPRKPECRGSGIKLTWLRDLKERLQLQLDNEESKQSIVQFSWDSACLAHLYRALCKASRYDCKEIDECSSVNELSDIRWHNWERGDRRFRFTKLAHFRKAFDDLQEGQFVWVAYAVDHMDPDVIPADIYMHSVVWSATVPLVSFECIEWHATDRFRRQFGFMQGVPHQERNLDKAHGEVLTGPKNLNWATATSHSFWVMQWTNRYNHILTELDGPQHPLDIYMHWYRTKYGRHLNLSDLVVQENVEGEQGMDDVVQENEEAEDEEPQEQQPPPLPPPPAVQE